The Ziziphus jujuba cultivar Dongzao chromosome 3, ASM3175591v1 region aatttcttgtttcttttctgGGTTTTGGTTTTTGCACGTGTATCTTTGTGAttatgacttttttatttttattttttttgagggTTTGATTTAATTTCCCTGTTTTGATTCATGGGTTTCTTGCATTCTTGAGATTTGGCATCTGGGTATTGATTTGTTTCATGGGTTGCATGTAATTTCCAGGAGTGATTTGAGAAACCTGGATCCTTTTCTCATGCTGGATGATTTTTcaggtatatatattatagatgaTTAATTGTAATATTTGTCATTTTCCATGATTAAAGTTCTTCATTGAATGAAAATCTTAGTACTAAAATTTGCAACTCTTTTGACCACTTTTTGCAGTGAGTCCTCCTGCTGGATTTCCTGATCATCCCCACAGAGGTTGTTCACTCTTTTCCTTAATTCCAttgctgttgttgttgaatCATTAAGCCTCCATGACCATTTCTGGTAGTTgggtattcatatttatatgtattttaagtTCTTAATATTCTAATTCAAATACTGTTTTACAGGTTTTGAGACTGTCACATATATGCTACAGGTAATACTTGTTTTGTGCAAAACCTGTTAGAAGTTGTGACCGTGAAGAGGTTAAATTTTGTGcagtaatttattttatgtgtttttttactTATCTTTCGTCGGGGATTTTCAGGGAGGCATGACTCACCAAGACTTTGCAGGGCATAAGGGTACAATCAGAACTGGTGATGTGCAGGTAAGAAAGTAACTTCAACCacttttttcttgaataaattGTCTATTAAGACAAAAATTTTTGGTAGtaaaattgtcttttttttttggacagtGGATGACAGCAGGCAGAGGAATAATCCACTCTGAAATGCCTGCTGGAGAAGGAGCTCAAAAGGGTTTGCAGCTTTGGATCAATTTATCCTCTAAAGACAAAatgtatgatttttttaattctctgtgttttttcttttctgggtGATAAATAACAGAAATCTTAAAAACAACTTTAGAAATACTGTTTCGAAAAAAACTACTCTCTTTCTGTATGCTTCTTGattcacttttcacaaaatctaataatttaattattataatgacAATATTATTGTCAACCAAAACCATAAGTTTTGGGGTAAACTTTTATCATATTTGTCTATTCCTTCTATTTCCGGGTAGATGTTGGTGGAGGGTAAAgctgttttatttttaacataaatatttgatttcttttccAAAACCATATCATCTTATCCAAACTATGTTTTCCTCataaattttaatcaaatatccTAATCTTGAATTGATTCTGGTGCTGAATAACAAGACCACGTTGAAATTTACCTCTTTTTGATCATGCAGGATTGAACCAAGGTATCAAGAACTTCTAAGTGAGGACATATCAAGGGCAGAAGAAGATGGTGTTGAAGTAAGAGTTATAGCAGGAGAGTCAATGGGAGTCCGGTCTCCGGTTTATACCCGAACACCAACAATGTACCTTGATTTCACTGTACAACCCAGAAGGCAAGTTCATCAAAGCATCCCAGAATCATGGAACTCCTTTGTGTACATAATTGAAGGGGAAGGCGTATTTGGCACCCCAAACTCCTCACCTGTATCAGCTCACCATATCCTTGTCTTGGGTCCTGGAGATGGTCTATGTGCTTGGAACAAATCTTCGAAGCCGTTGAGGTTCGTGCTGATCGCTGGACAGCCGTTAAACGAGCCTGTGGTGCAGCATGGTCCATTTGTGATGAACACACAAGCTGAAATTGATAGAGCAATTGAGGACTATCATTATTGCAAGAATGGATTTGAAATGGCAAAATATTGGAGATCTCAATGAGtcagcaaaattaaaaaaggtaCCCAAAAATCCATTATAGAACCTTCCAATCCTTGGAAAAtagtgtgaaagaaaaaaaaaaaagtaaataaaggaACCATCTTTGTCAGGTGTCACCATCTTCATCCATAAGTGCAATCAAGTAGGacgtggaaaaagaaaaaaagaagaaattttagTCATTGGAGCAAAAGCTTCTAGAAGATATTCAAATTGGAGTTGGATCAAACTTTGGAAATTTATCACTAAAGTCATGATGGGGTTAGCTTATTgttattgttcttattattttatttttctttttcaacaagtatattttgtttgttttggttATCTTTATGTGGTAGTTGATGATTATAATTTGGATTTGTGTTTTATCTCCATTTGGTTTTGCACTGGGGATTCCTTTTCCATTGGGATTTGATGGTGGTATGATTTTCTTGTGAGTTGGATTCTTAATCATATCCAACACTTGGCCGAAGGGCAAGGCCGCTAAAGGTCTTTGCCTAAGGACCCACAAAAAGGAAAGGGCCCCAAATCATCATAATAAATATGGAATATATagggttttttttatatttatgtctttaaaattgttaatttttcatataaattaatgATTCCAGCACATAAGACTTCTTCTGAATGAATCTTATCTTCCTAGTTAATTTTAGGAAAATTTCGAACATccaaaaatttctatggaaaattGACTAAAAAATCCCAACCATCAATTCATGGGTCTGTTAGAGATAATGCATAAATCTGAACATTATACCATATTGTATCACATTAAGATTGATTCTTCAACTGGGTATCTGACAAATTCGTGTCTCCATGCTTAACAAAATGCGAGTCTAGCTGCTGCTGGGTATCCAAACATCAACAGTACACAGAAATCTTTGTTTTTGATGCTGTTACtgcaaacataaaaaataaagatttataTGGAACActgataattatcaaatttgtgaTAGTTTCTTGAGGAAACAGTGGTTTATATGGAACCTAATCAATAAGCTAGACCCATCAAATAGCAAAGTGCGCATATTTTCAGACAAatccttcttttatttatttaatagtaaTAGCAGTTTTATACATAAAACTACACTACTTGTAAGATTTTAACAAAACATGATGAATGCAAGCAAAAATTAAGCAGAAATCATTCCCCAATGAAGCTGCTTTTCTTGGATGTGTTCATGTATGGTCTGATCACCCATTCAGTCTGTGCTCAACTTTTGTCCACTGTTCCCAACTTAATCTGCAacataaaacacaaaaatatacACCCAGGTTTCTTTACAGTGGAAAACGAACTCAACTTTTGTCCACTGTTCCCAACTTAATCTGCAacataaaacacaaaaatatacACCCAGGTTTCTTTACAGTGGAAAACGAACTAAATGGTGAATTAAGCAGCCAAGCTACCTGAAAAGCTGCAACTCAAACCGAAGGCCTATCTCCTTCAGCTCAATGGATTTCTCACCTCCATGTTTCTCATAAATATGATGTCTGTTATATGAAAATTGATAATGGATACAATTACAAACTGTTCTCCTTGTGACCTATTTGTACGCCACCGAACAACGATAAAGACAAGCATTAAACAAAGTGATACTTTACCAACCTGAATGAGATATAGTTGGACTGGCTAGCAGAAGTAATTGATCGTTTCATATCTGGCTTCAGTGCTGGGAAAAGATGCTATAGAATGGTCGATTTTCACCAAGCTATAGAAaatcaaaagaataaataaaaaactataatgcTCAAGTAATTAGATGacaagaataaataaatgttcATAATATCGAAATTGTATGAAAGCAAATCCTGACCTACTGCCCATGAGAAAAGAGAAGCTATAGAGGAATAATGTCCATTCACTTATTGCTATTATTCTTATGATAACCTATGAATGCAAACAGTAGCATCAGCTGATTCAACCACGTTTAAAGATCATTATGTTTGTCTTTTCATACACTTCATAGTCATATTGGATAAGTTTGTAACTAATTTTGATGCTAATAATATATCTCAAAGAAATTCTCTTTAATTGCAGTTTAACATTCTCCATTTAGCAATGCTGGCAATAAAAAACATCTCCAATAAAGATGCAATACCTTGGCTGTGAAATTGCAATGTTAGGAACTAAATGTGGGTAAGCTTGATGCATTGTTCCAATGGTTTTCTTGTCCTAGATGTCATGTCTTGTAACCTGCAGGTAAAACACTAATAACATATCAATGCCACTAACAAGTAAGGAGAACCAACAATAAGCCAGCTTAAAACTGATTAAAATACTTACCGCATTAAG contains the following coding sequences:
- the LOC125423505 gene encoding pirin-like protein — translated: MRAIAHRLLFITKPITSPPNNFKVPSFIRNTMSQSDQAPNFSNPRLVVKKVLAKLQHEGDGALVRRGIGRSDLRNLDPFLMLDDFSVSPPAGFPDHPHRGFETVTYMLQGGMTHQDFAGHKGTIRTGDVQWMTAGRGIIHSEMPAGEGAQKGLQLWINLSSKDKMIEPRYQELLSEDISRAEEDGVEVRVIAGESMGVRSPVYTRTPTMYLDFTVQPRRQVHQSIPESWNSFVYIIEGEGVFGTPNSSPVSAHHILVLGPGDGLCAWNKSSKPLRFVLIAGQPLNEPVVQHGPFVMNTQAEIDRAIEDYHYCKNGFEMAKYWRSQ